From the genome of Actinomycetota bacterium, one region includes:
- a CDS encoding pirin family protein, which translates to MAIKIRRDKEISDVEGGWFRARWHFSFDTYYDPEYTSFGTMRVFNDDRLIPGAIWPLHPHRDIEGLTYVVEGSFRHEDNVGGAPGPLPAGSVQRMTLGSGAWHSEQNASESEPMRFIQIWIMPNERGLEPGVEQKAFTVADRTNRMLKAISGDGGAAVRVHQDAHVFVSRLNHGASVEHELGRERGAYLYVIEGDVDANGEQLQTGDAAQISDESSVRISANDVSELILVDVALR; encoded by the coding sequence GGTTCCGGGCGCGCTGGCACTTCTCGTTCGACACCTACTACGACCCCGAATACACGAGCTTCGGCACGATGCGCGTCTTCAACGATGATCGACTGATCCCCGGCGCGATCTGGCCACTGCATCCGCACCGCGACATCGAGGGACTGACCTACGTCGTCGAGGGCTCGTTCCGTCACGAGGACAACGTGGGCGGCGCACCCGGCCCGCTGCCGGCGGGTTCGGTGCAGCGGATGACGCTCGGCAGTGGAGCGTGGCATTCGGAGCAGAACGCGTCCGAGAGCGAGCCGATGCGGTTCATCCAGATCTGGATCATGCCGAACGAACGCGGACTCGAGCCCGGCGTGGAGCAGAAGGCGTTCACGGTCGCGGACCGCACGAACCGGATGCTGAAAGCGATCAGCGGCGACGGTGGCGCAGCGGTTCGGGTCCACCAAGACGCGCACGTGTTCGTGTCGCGGCTGAACCATGGAGCGTCGGTCGAGCACGAGCTCGGCCGGGAACGCGGCGCGTATCTCTACGTGATCGAGGGTGACGTCGACGCCAACGGCGAGCAGTTGCAGACGGGCGACGCGGCGCAGATCAGCGACGAGTCGTCGGTTCGGATCTCGGCGAATGACGTGTCCGAGCTGATCCTCGTGGACGTCGCGTTGCGGTAG